A segment of the Armatimonadota bacterium genome:
GGTGCTGCCGGTTCCCGGCGGGTGGACCGCGCCGGAGATCATCCGCCAGGCGGGAGGCGGTGCGCTGCAGGTACTCTACGTCCTGGGGGGCGACCCGGCCACCGAGGTGGCGGACGGGCGAGCATGGACGGCGGCCCGGGCGGGAACGCCCTTCCTGGTCGTCCACGACCTCTTCCTTACCCAGACCGCGCAGCAGGCGGACGTGGTCCTGCCTGTTCTGGCCTTCGCCGAGAAGGACGGCACGGTGTGCAACCTGGAGGGGCGGGTGCAGCGCATCACCGCAGCGGTCCGCGGCCCCGGCGAGGCCCGCGGCGACGCTGCGGTGCTGGCCGACCTGGCCGCGCGCCTGGGCGCCCCCTGGGCCTACGACGGCTGGGAGGAGATCTTTGCCGCCGCTTCCGCCGCGGTCCCCGGGCTGGCCGTGGGGGCGGTCCTATCGCCGCCGCCGCTTGCGGGGGAGTGGCCGGCGGACAGTGCTCCTCTACCCCGGGCTGCGGACCTGGTCCTGATCAGCGGGGAGGTGCTCTTCGACCGCGGCAGCATGACCGGCCGCTCGCCCGCCATCGCCGAGCTGGCCGGCCCGCCCACCGTCTGGGTCCACCCTGCCGACGCCGCCGCCTGCGGGCTTGCCGACGGCGCACTGGCCCGGCTCTCTGCGGGCGATGCCTCCCTGGTACTGAGGGCCCGCGTCACCTCCGAGGTGCCTCCCGGTCGGGTTTTCGTTCCCCGGGGCTTCGATGCGCTCCCCCTGCACCGTCTCCTCTCCTGGGATCGCCCCCTGCCGGCGGTCTCGCTGCGTGCGGTGGGCGGGACGGCTGCTGCCGCTGCGGGCGCGGAGGCCGCACCGTGATCCCTCTCCTGGTGGAGGCTGGCATCAAGAGCGCTGTCCTGCTGCTGGCGCTGCTCACGGCTACCGCCTACCTGACTCTGCTGGAGCGCCGGCTCCTGGGGAGGTTCCAGCTGCGATACGGGCCCAACCGCGCCGGGCCGCTGGGCCTGCTCCAGCCGCTGGCCGACGGGGTGAAGCTGCTCTTCAAAGAGAGCTTCGTCCCCGCGCAGGTGGATCCCATAGTCTACTGGCTGGCCCCGGCGATCTCCATGGTGGCGGCGCTGTTCGTCTACGTGGTCATCCCCTTCGGCCCCGCCGTGGTGCTCTTCGGGCGGACCATCCCCCTGGTGCTGGCCGATGTGAACGTGGGCATCCTTCTGGTGCTGGCCGCCTCCTCCATCGGCGTCTACGGCATCATCCTGGGCGGGTGGTCGGCCAGTAACAAGTACTCCCTCCTGGGGGCGCTGCGCAGCAGCGCGCAGCTCATCTCCTACGAGCTGACCCTGGGGCTTGGGGTCATTGCCGTGGTCCTGCTGGCCGGGTCCCTGTCCATGGTGAGAATCGTAGAGGCGCAGCGGGAGCTCTGGTTCGCCTTCCGCTTCCCTTACGGGACGGTGGCTTTCCTCCTGTTCCTGGTCGCCGGGGTGGCGGAGACCAACCGCGCTCCCTTCGACCTGCCGGAGGCGGAACAGGAGCTGATCGCCGGCTACCAGACCGAGTACGGCGGGTTCAAGTTCGCCATGTTTTACATCGGCGAGTACATGTCAGTGATCACCATCAGCGCTCTTGTGGCCACCCTCTTTTTGGGCGGCTGGTACGGCCCGCCGCTAGCGGGGAGGTGGCTGCCGGGCCCCTTCTGGGTGATCCTGAAGATCCTGGCCGGCGTCTTCTTCTTCATCTGGCTGCGGGCGACGCTGCCCCGGGTGCGGCACGACCAGCTCATGGCCCTGGGCTGGAAGGTGCTGCTCCCCGCGGGCTTCCTGAACGTGCTGCTGGCCGCCGTGGTGGTGGCGCTGCGGGGGGCGTAGGATGCGCCGGGAAGACGGGTGAGCACGACCATGGCGGTGGCCCTGCGGCAGGTGCTGGGGCTTCTCCGGGGGCTGGGGGTGACCCTGCGCGTCCTGGCGCGTCCCCCGGTGACGGTGCTCTACCCGGAGCGGAAGCCTCCGGTGGAGCCGCGCTTCAAGGGGCGGCACTGGCTGACCCGGTACGCAGACGGGCTGGAGCGGTGCATTGGCTGCGAGCTGTGCGTCATCGTCTGCCCCTCCCAGGCCATCTTCGTCCAGGCGGCGGAGAACACTCCCGAGCACCAGGTCAGCCGCGGGGAGCGCTACGCCGCCGACTTCCAGATCAACATGCTGCGCTGCATTTTCTGCGGCTTCTGCGAGGAGGCGTGCCCCACGGGGGCCATCGTCCTGGGGCACGACTACGAGCTGGCCGGCCCCAGCCGGGCGGCGCTGATCTACACCAAGCCCATGCTCACCGAGCCGTATCCCGGGGCCAGCGGCCGCGACCCCCACCGGGAGGTGTGATGGAACCCGTCCTCTTCATCATCTTTGCCGCGCTGGCCCTGGCCGGCGGACTGGGTGTGGTCGCCTCCGCCCGGGCCATCCACAGCGCGCTGGCGCTGCTAATGGTTCTGGGCGCGCTGGCCGGACTCTACCTGCTGCTGGGGGCGCAGTTCATCGCTGTCCTCCAGGTGATCGTCTACGCCGGCGCCATCGTTGTCCTCTTCCTCTTCGTCATCATGCTGCTGCACATGGCCACCGGCGAGCCCCCCACCCGAGGTCTGCGGCCCTGGCGGGCCGGGGCCACCCTGGTTGCCGCCTTCTTCCTGGCCGGGGTGCTCTTCGCCTCCCTGCGGGCCCCCGGTCTGGCGGATCCGGCGCCGGCCCCGCCGGAGGGCTTTGGCAGCACCGAGGCCGTGGGACGACTGCTCTTCACTCGCTTCCTCCTGCCGTTCGAGCTGGCCTCCGTGGTGCTCCTGGTGGGGATTGTCGCCGCGGTGGTCCTGGCCAAGGGGGCTCTGGTGCTGCGGGTCCCCGCGCGCCCGCCGTCTGAGGTGGAGGCGAAGGCGGAGGCGGTGCCGCGGTGACGGTGCCCCTGCCGGCCTACCTGGTGCTGGGTGCCCTCCTCTTCTCCCTGGGTGCGGTGGGGGTACTGGTGCGGCGCAACGCGTTAATTGTCTTCATGTCCATCGAGCTGATGCTGAACGCAGTGAACCTGACGTTCGTCGCCCTCAGCCGCCATCTGCCGTCCATGGACGGGCAGCTGGCGGTATTCTTCACCATCGTTGTGGCCGGGGTGGAGGTGGTGGTGGGGCTGGCCATCATTGTAGAGATCTTCCGCTCCCGGGCCACGGTCGACCTGGACGAGGTCCGCCTGCTCCGTGGCTAGCTTTGCCTGGACGATTCCCCTGTGGCCGGCCCTGGGCTGGCTGGTGCTGGGCCTGGTGGGAGGGCGGCTGCCGCGGGGTGCCGTGGCGCTGGTGGGATGCGGCAGCGTGGCCCTGGCCGCAGCGGCGGCCACGAGCGCCTGGCTGACCTTTCCCGGGGCCCCGGCGCAGCGGACCTTCTACACATGGATCGCCGCGGGCGCCTTCAGGGTGGAGGCGGGGCTGCTGCTGGACCGCCTCTCCCTGGTGATGTCGCTGGTGGTGAGCAGCGTGGGGCTGCTCATCCACATCTACTCCGTCGGCTACATGGCCGGGGACCGAGCCTACAGCCGCTACTTCGCCTACCTGAACCTCTTCATGGCCTCCATGCTGCTGCTGGTGCTGGGGAAGAACCTCCTGGTCTTCTTCGTGGGGTGGGAGCTGGTGGGGCTGTGCTCCTACCTGCTGATCGGGTTCTGGTTCGATCGGGAGCGCGCGGCCAGCAGCGGGCGCAAGGCCTTCGTGGTCAACCGCATCGGCGACGCCGCGTTCCTGGTGGGGATCCTGCTGCTGTGGACCCAGCTGGGGACGCTGGATCTGCGGGCGATCGGCGCGCAGGCCCGGACGCTCTCTGCTTCGGTGATGGTGGCGGCGTCGCTGCTCCTCTTTGCCGGGGCCACGGGGAAGTCGGCGCAGCTGCCGCTGTACACCTGGCTGCCCGACGCCATGGAGGGCCCCACCCCCGTCTCAGCCCTGATCCACGCGGCCACCATGGTCACCGCCGGGGTCTACATGATCGCCCGCCTCTTCCCGCTGTTCACCCACCCGGTGACGCTGTCGGTGGTGGCCACGGTGGGAGCGGCTACCGCGTTCTTTGCTGCCACCGTCGCCCTGGTGGAGTGGGATATGAAGCGGGTGATGGCCTACTCCACCATCAGCCAGCTGGGCTATATGTTCCTGGCCATGGGCACGCTGGCCCCCGCCGCCGGCATCTTCCACCTGACCACCCACGCCTTCTTCAAGGCGCTGCTCTTCCTGGCCGCCGGCAGCGTCATGCACGCCATGGACAACGTGGTGGACATGCGCGCCCTGGGCGGTCTGGCCCCCCGCCTGCGATACACCACGGGAACCTTCGTCATCGGCGCTCTGGCCCTGGCGGGCATCCCGCCGTTTGCCGGCTTCTTCAGCAAGGACCTGATCCTGGAGAAGGCGTGGGAGCACGCCGCAGCCGGGGGGAGCTTGCTGCCGTTCCTTCTGGGGCTGGTCACGGCGCTGGTGACGGCGGTCTATATCACGCGGGCCACGCGCTACACCTTCTTCGACCGGCCCCGCCGGGAGGCGCACCCCCATGAGGCCCCGCCGGTGATGCTGTGGCCCATGCTCGCCCTCGCCAGCCTCAGCCTGGGCGGCGGACTGCTGGGCGCGCGAACGGTGGGCGCGCCACTGCTGAAGTTCCTGGGGCTGCAGTTCGCCGTGCGCGCGCCGCATGCGGCGGCACCCGGGCTGTCTGCCCCGACGCTGGCGGTCCTCGCTGCCGTGGCCGGGGTGGTCGTCGGCTGGCTCGGCTACCGTGACCGGCGCGATCCCGACCTGGGCTGGGTGGCTCACCTGTTCCGCCGCCACTGGTACCTGCTGGATCTCTACGACGGGGTGCTCGTCCCCGCAGCCAGGCACCTGGCGCTGCTTCTGGCCGGCCCGGTGGATCTGGGCCTGATCGACCGCGCGGTTAACGGGATCGGGGCGCTGGCCGCCGCAGGGGCCCGGGGACTGCGCCAGCTGCAGACCGGCTACATCCGGCAGTATGCGGCGGTCA
Coding sequences within it:
- the nuoH gene encoding NADH-quinone oxidoreductase subunit NuoH produces the protein MIPLLVEAGIKSAVLLLALLTATAYLTLLERRLLGRFQLRYGPNRAGPLGLLQPLADGVKLLFKESFVPAQVDPIVYWLAPAISMVAALFVYVVIPFGPAVVLFGRTIPLVLADVNVGILLVLAASSIGVYGIILGGWSASNKYSLLGALRSSAQLISYELTLGLGVIAVVLLAGSLSMVRIVEAQRELWFAFRFPYGTVAFLLFLVAGVAETNRAPFDLPEAEQELIAGYQTEYGGFKFAMFYIGEYMSVITISALVATLFLGGWYGPPLAGRWLPGPFWVILKILAGVFFFIWLRATLPRVRHDQLMALGWKVLLPAGFLNVLLAAVVVALRGA
- the nuoI gene encoding NADH-quinone oxidoreductase subunit NuoI, coding for MSTTMAVALRQVLGLLRGLGVTLRVLARPPVTVLYPERKPPVEPRFKGRHWLTRYADGLERCIGCELCVIVCPSQAIFVQAAENTPEHQVSRGERYAADFQINMLRCIFCGFCEEACPTGAIVLGHDYELAGPSRAALIYTKPMLTEPYPGASGRDPHREV
- a CDS encoding NADH-quinone oxidoreductase subunit J: MEPVLFIIFAALALAGGLGVVASARAIHSALALLMVLGALAGLYLLLGAQFIAVLQVIVYAGAIVVLFLFVIMLLHMATGEPPTRGLRPWRAGATLVAAFFLAGVLFASLRAPGLADPAPAPPEGFGSTEAVGRLLFTRFLLPFELASVVLLVGIVAAVVLAKGALVLRVPARPPSEVEAKAEAVPR
- the nuoK gene encoding NADH-quinone oxidoreductase subunit NuoK, which encodes MPLPAYLVLGALLFSLGAVGVLVRRNALIVFMSIELMLNAVNLTFVALSRHLPSMDGQLAVFFTIVVAGVEVVVGLAIIVEIFRSRATVDLDEVRLLRG
- the nuoL gene encoding NADH-quinone oxidoreductase subunit L, with the translated sequence MASFAWTIPLWPALGWLVLGLVGGRLPRGAVALVGCGSVALAAAAATSAWLTFPGAPAQRTFYTWIAAGAFRVEAGLLLDRLSLVMSLVVSSVGLLIHIYSVGYMAGDRAYSRYFAYLNLFMASMLLLVLGKNLLVFFVGWELVGLCSYLLIGFWFDRERAASSGRKAFVVNRIGDAAFLVGILLLWTQLGTLDLRAIGAQARTLSASVMVAASLLLFAGATGKSAQLPLYTWLPDAMEGPTPVSALIHAATMVTAGVYMIARLFPLFTHPVTLSVVATVGAATAFFAATVALVEWDMKRVMAYSTISQLGYMFLAMGTLAPAAGIFHLTTHAFFKALLFLAAGSVMHAMDNVVDMRALGGLAPRLRYTTGTFVIGALALAGIPPFAGFFSKDLILEKAWEHAAAGGSLLPFLLGLVTALVTAVYITRATRYTFFDRPRREAHPHEAPPVMLWPMLALASLSLGGGLLGARTVGAPLLKFLGLQFAVRAPHAAAPGLSAPTLAVLAAVAGVVVGWLGYRDRRDPDLGWVAHLFRRHWYLLDLYDGVLVPAARHLALLLAGPVDLGLIDRAVNGIGALAAAGARGLRQLQTGYIRQYAAVILVGAILIMAYWVAR